The window GATTTCGACCGCCTCTTCGGGGGACGGCCGGCCCCTGTGCGCGAGGTAGTCCTGCAAATTGCCGGAATCAATAAATTCCATCGCAATGTAGGCGATGCCGTTTTCTTCGTCCGCATCGTAAATTGTGATGATGCCCGGATCGTTCAGCATGCCTGCGGCGCGGGCCTCACGCAGAAAGCGCTGCATCATCTCGTCTGCGCGCCCGCTCGCCTCCATGACATCGCGCCGGGCGGTTTTGATGGCGACGCGCCGCCCGATGATCGGATCTATGCCCTCGTACACGACGCCCATCGCGCCCTTGCCCAATTCGCGGACGATCTTGTACTTGCCCAGTTTTTCGGGAGGTTGCTGTGCCGACATATGTTCCTCTCTTTTACCATTGAATTCGGAATTAAGGAGGCGCAAACATCCAAACGCCAATCCCGCTTATTCCGACTCCAAACTCCTGTCTACTTCTTTTCCAATTCCAATTTCGCAATCCATTCCTTGACGGTCCCCGAGTCCGGTGCATCGGGGGCATCGCGCAAATAGGCTTGAAACTGCTCAATGGCATTGGCGTTTCGTCCAAGCGCCGCATAGGCCAATCCGAGATTATACCTTGCCGCGGTATAGGCCGGATTGAGTTTCAAGGCTGTTTCAAAGGACGAGATCGCCTTTGTAAAATCCTCGGCTTGGCGGCGCGCTTCCCCAAGGTCGTTGTGCGCGGACGGGTCATTCGGCGTCAACATGGCGGCGCGTTCGAAGCAGGCAATCGCTTCGGGATAGTTGCGTTGAAGCAAAAGGACGCGGCCCTTTCCGCGAAAAACCTCGACCGCGTTTGATTTGAGGGCTTCCGCGCGCCCAAAACTGTCCAGGGCGCGTTGGTGTTCGCCGGCTGCGGTGCAGGCGGTCGCCAAATTGAACCATGCCTCGTAGAATTCCGGAAAGAGTTTTACTGCTGTATCGTAAGCCGAAATTTTTTCGTGGATGCTTTCGGCGCGAACACCCCGGTTGTACGTCTCGATGGCTTGCCGGTGCAAGCCATCCGCGTCGAGCGCAGGAACAATTTCGCCCAAGGATTCGCCGTTTTCTACGAGCGGCGCAATGACGCCGTGTTTTCGCAGCAGCGCATAGGCATTGTTGACTGGATTGACAATCGTAATCCATTCCTGATCGCGCAACTTTCCGATGAGCACCCCGACGAGCAGGCCGTCGCGATCAAAGACCGGTCCTCCGCTCGATCCCGGGCTCGCGGGGATGTTGGTCTGAATCACGGGGCAATCCCGGTACGTCCGGTTCGTGTTCGACACAATACCCGTCACGGTGCTGAAATCGAGATTTTCGGGCGTGGCAATCGCCACGAGGGGCGATCCGCTGCGCAGGACGGACGCATCGCCGATGCGGGCGACATGGGAGGGAGGCGTGTCGGATTGGAGCAGCGCCAGTTCATTGTTTTCGTCAAGAACGGCCACGCGCAATCTGAATTCCTTGCCGTCGAGTGTCTTGGCGCGCAGGGCGCCCACGCCCTTTACTTGATGCGCAGTGGTGAGAATCAGGCCCGATTCGTGAATAAAACAGCCGCTGCTCTGGACGGGCGCCCCGCTGCCCTCCTTTTCACCCAGTATGACGACCACGGCCTGTTCGTTCCGGCGGACGATCGTTTCCGTTTCAATGGCGCACAAGTCGAAACAATACCCCATCGCCAGGATAAGCATCGTCCATCTCATGCCTGTCATTCCTTTTCCCCTGCTATTCCATGCAAAGAATATACCACGTCGTGCCCGCCATCAAGGAACTCATGCCAGACCTTCGCCTGTGGAACTCATACTAAGGCTGGCATGCAACACGCCCTTTTCGCGGCGCAGATGGCTGGCCAGTGTCTGCAACCGCCGCGCCGGACCGCGTACCACCACGATTTCCGCGCATAAATCCGCGTCCAAATGAATGTGCGTGCTGGCTAGGATGACGTCGTGATGATGGTGCTGCGTGTGCGTCAGCCGGTCGCTGAGACCACGCGTATGGTGGTTGTACACCAACGTAATCGTTCCGACGGCCTCCTCGTTCTCTTTCCATTCCTTCTCGACGAGCCGGTCCCGGATCATGTCGCGGATGAATTCGGAACGATTTGCGTATTGACCTTCCGCAACCAGCCGTTCCAGCCGTTCCCAAAGGGGCTGTTCGATGGAAAAACTCAGTCGCATGACGCCCGGCATGTCTCTATCCTCCGTTCCCACGGCATTCTACGAACATATTGAAGACGTTGCAACGTGTCGAATTGATCCAACCGATGCCATTCGGGTATAGGAACCCTTATGCGAATGGGGCGGAAATCGAACATGGCGGCGGCCGTGTTCGCCTTGATGACCTTGGCTGCAGCGGCCGGCATGCTCTGGCTGCGGCAGCGTCATTTGGGAATTCCAATTTGGATTCCCACGTGTGCGGCCTCGACGTCGTTTCTTTTGACTGCGATTGCGCGCGGTGCGGGTGGTCATTGGCCGGGACGATTGATGCTGCTTGGACTGGCCTTCTGTTGGCTGGGAGACCTGATCGGACCGCTTGATTTTATGTCGGGCGTGGGGGCATTCCTAGCGGCCCATTTGGCATTCATCGCCGCCTTTGTCGTCCGCGGACTTCGGCTGCCACTTGTCCGGCGGGATGCCGTGCTGGCGTTTGCGATATCGGGCGTCATCGCGTGCTGGCTCTTGCCGCATGTGCCGTCCGGCCAACTTCCACTGGTTGCAGCCTACATCCTCGTCATCTCGACGATGTGGATCTGCGCCGGCGGTACGGCTTTCGACGGGCCGGGACGCCTGATGCTCGTTGGCGCGACGATTTTTTATATTTCCGACATTTTTGTCGCGCGCTGGCGTTATGTGGACACGAGCACCGTCAATGCCCTCTTTTGCTATCCGCTGTACTATCTCGCCTGCGTGATTCTGGCGTGGGCGTCCGGATTTGGATACCATGCTCACTTGCAGCGCGACGGGAAGGAGGGCTAGAATAACGCTAGGCAAACGGAGGTGGCGCAAATGGTTCACGAGGAATTGTTGAAAATTCTTGTTTGTCCAGAAAACAAAACGCCGGTTGTGTTGGCGGACGATGCCTTGATCGCGAAGGCCAACGGCGCCATCGAGGCGCGGACGCTCAAGAATCGCGCGGGCGCCATCATCGAAACCCGGATTGACGGCGGGTTGGTGCGCGAGGACAAGGCTTACATGTATCCGATTCGGGACGACATTCCCATCATGCTCATTGACGAGGCCATTCCGCTCGATCAACTCGCCGGATAACTTGTAAATTTATTCGCGCCACCGTACGCGCATCACCGAATTCCTGTCCCGCTGAGGTGGCACGGACTATGCCGAATTGGAATTCGGCGTTACGGGTTGTTGATCAGGTCTTGATTCCATAGTGTCATAACAGCCTTCCAAAACAACCGGGCGGTGCAGGCACTTCCCCTTCACCCTCGCCCTCGCCCTCGCCTTCACCCTCGCCCTCGCCTTCACCTTCCCCCTCACCTTCTCCTTCCCCTTCGCCTTCACCCTCGCCTTCACCTTCTCCTTCGCCCTCACCTTCTCCTTCGCCTTCCCCTTCGCCTTCCCCTTCGCCTTCTCCTTCACCTTCGCCTTCTCCTTCACCTTCGCCCTCGCCTTCGCCGATGTTGGCGGGAATGGTGATATTTCCACTTTCTATTTTGACATCCAGACCCATGCCATCGGGCCGGGTGACCGACACATCGCCGCCGAAAAGGGTTACGGCCGAAGCGGTGGCATCAGGCCGCACTTGAAACGCCAGTGTCATGAGAACACCGTCTCCCATTGAAAAGGCATTGAGGCCGAACACAGTAAGGCGCACCTGTCCGGCGAGAGACTCGTTGGCCGTGACGGTTTTTCCTGACGCGATGGGGACGGGCCCCGTTGTTGTTTCCTGATAGGACAATTGCTCTTTGTCGTAATTCACACTAAACAGAATGGTTGCGGGCAACGTGCCGTTCGTGGACAGCGTTACACTCACATTCACGGTTTCACCCGGATTGCCTTCTGCATCCGCGATACGGATTTGGGCCACTCCGGGTGTTGGAAACATTTCCCAAATCGCATCCAAATCGCCGGAAAAATGGTCACAAAGATAAGGATATGCCGTGGCGACAGGAATGGTATCGCCCGTAGCGCCGCCAAAGTCGTCCCGTAGACGGTTTGGATAAGCCGGGGCATCGTCGCTGTTGGCCAATGCGTCGAAAAGATCGAAAACCGCCACATTGTGTAGATGGGGATGCGCCGCATGGTATGCCGGCATCCACTCGCCTTTCAGCCATTCGCTGAATAATCGCGCACGATGGGCGTTGGCATCCGAAGTGCCCTCGCGATTGAGCGGCGGCGCCGTTATCGCAATGAACAGAATATCGCCATTCCGGGCAAATACATCCTCCAGCGGCGAATAGGCATGGCCGCCATTCAGATAAACGTTTCCAGCGCCAGCGGGGTGCCGGTAAATGGACTTGTAATTCGACAACGTGCGTTCAAAAGAAAACGGATCGCCCGGTTCAGAGCCGTCGTCCGTGATATCGCTGTTCGACGGCGAGCTCTTGAACAGGATAACGCGATTCACACCAGAAACACGTCCGGAATTGGCCATGCCGACAAGGTAGTCATTGAACCAATAAAGCCAGTGCCGCATGTCCGTGTTGTCGCCCGCGACGAAACCCAATGAGGCCGGGCGGCCCACATCCTCGAGGACCGCCCTGCCCTGGGTGATGGAATAAACACCGTCAAGATACGGCTTGCCGTTCAGTATCTCGCGCAAACAGCCGTCAAGCCAGTTTGATCCCGTTTCCTGATGGATAAACAACACGCCGCCCGCGTGTGCCGAACCCGTTGTGACAATGAATGCCGTCAAGATCAACCCTGTAATGCGAAACATTTGCCGATCCTCCGGTTTTTGTTTCATTATACACGATATACACGATGCTTGACGTGGGATTTTGTTTTGAATATACTATATAATTGATAGATTAGGTAGACTGATTCGGTTTCACGCTGCGAAGGCCTGTAAGTCGTCTGAGCGCCGGCGGATTGGAATAGAAAGGTACAACAGGAGATTGCTACGTGATCGAGGTCCGAAAATTGAGCAAAGGGATAGGCGCGGTCTGCATGTTTTTTTCATCGCTGTGCGGAGCGCAGCAAATGGCCTTGTTGAACGTGTCCTACGATCCGACACGTGAATTGTATCAAGATGTCAACAAGTCGTTTTGTGCGCTATGGGAAAAGCAGACCGGTAAAAAGCTGATTGTACGCCAATCGCACGGCGGTTCCGGCAAGCAGGCGCGGGCCGTGATAGACGGCCTGGAAGCCGATGTGGTGACCCTTGCTCTGGCCTACGACATTGACATGCTCGCCGAAAAGGGCAAATTGCTGCCGGCGGATTGGCAGAAGCGTCTGCCGCACAACAGTTCGCCGTACACATCCACCATCGTCTTCCTTGTACGCAAGGGCAACCCGAAAGGCATTAAGGATTGGGGCGATCTCGTGCGCGGGGGAATTTCGGTGGTGACGCCTAATCCGAAAACGAGCGGCGGCGCCCGGTGGAATTACCTTGCGGCATGGGGGTATGCGTTCAAACAACCCGGCGGTTCCGAGGAATCGGCCAGGGACTTTGTGACCAAACTCTATAAAAACTGTCCTGTATTGGACACGGGCGCGCGCGGTTCGACGACTACATTTGTCGAGCGTGGAATCGGCGATGTGCTGATTTCGTGGGAAAACGAGGCGATACTGGCCGTCAATCAATTCGGGAACGGTGAGATTGAGATGGTCATCCCGTCGCTGAGCATTCTAGCCGAGCCGCCCGTGGCCGTGGTGGATGCCGTGGCAAAAAAACACGGAACGGAAGACGTCGCAAAAGCCTATCTCGAATTTCTGTATTCGGATGAGGGGCAGGCTCTTTGTGCGAAACATTATTACCGTCCCGCGGCAAAGCCCCTGCCGGATCGCTTTCCCGGCGTGCGTCTTTTTACCATTGAAGAAGTGTTCGGCGGCTGGAAGCAAGCCCAACAAAAACACTTCGCCGATGGCGGTATTTTTGATCAAATCTTCCAGATGAAATAGTAGGCACGCATGGCGCCGGCACGAAGACGCTTGGTACGGAAAAGCATCCTGCCTGGTTTTGGGCTGACAATGGGGTATGTATTGGCCTATTTGGGGCTTTTAGTGCTGCTTCCGCTGTCGTTCCTTTTTTTCCGTGCGGGCGCGATGGGCTGGGGGGATTTTGTGTCGGCCATCGCATCGCCGCGCGCTGTGGCGGCGTTCAAACTCAGCTTTGGGGCATCGGGATGCGCCGCGTTGCTGAACGCGGGTTTTGGTCTCGTGGTGGCGTGGGTGCTGGTCCGTTATCGTTTTCCGGGACGCGCCCTGCTGGATGCCCTTGTTGATCTTCCCTTTGCACTGCCGACGGCCGTGGCGGGCATTTCGCTGACCACGTTGTATGCGTCCAATGGCCCATTGGGACGTTGGCTGGATCCGCTGGGCATCAAAGTGGCCTATGCGCCGGCGGGCGTGATTGTGGCCCTGACCTTTGTCGGGTTGCCCTTTGTCGTGCGGACGCTTCAACCGGTCATTCGCGAGATTGATCCCGAAGTGGAAGAGGTTGCGGCCAGTTTGGGCGCCCGGCGCTGGCAGGTCTTTCTGCGCGTGATCATGCCGGCGATTTTTCCCGCCCTCCTCGCGGGATTCGCCATGGCGTTTGCGCGCGCCCTCGGCGAATACGGTTCGGTGGTTTTCATTTCCGGCAACATGCCGATGCGCACCGAAATCGCGCCGCTGCTGATCATGACCAAACTCGAGGCGTACGACTACGCCGGCGCGGCCGCCATCGCGGCCGCCATGCTGGCCATGTCCTTCGTGCTGCTGCTGGGCATCAACTTCTTGCAATGGTGGAGCCGGCGTAATGAATCGGTCTAAAGGCAGACGCAATGGGGAAAAAACCGGCGGCGTGTTTATCCGGTGGCTGCTGACAGGCATTGCGTTGGTGTTCATCCTGATCTTTCTGGTCGCGCCGCTGGTGGCGGTGTTTGCTTATGCGTTTCAAAAAGGCGTGCAAGCCTATTGGAGCGCCATTGCCGATCCCGACGCATGGGCCGCCATCCGTCTGACGCTGCTGACGGCGGCCCTTGTGGTCCCGGTGAACGCCCTGTTTGGGATTGCCGCCGCGTGGTGCATTGCCAAGTTCGATTTCTGGGGAAAAAACATTCTCATCACCCTGATTGATTTGCCCTTTACGGTATCGCCCGTAATCGCGGGCGCGGTTTTTGTTTTTCTTCTGGGCGCGAACGGATTTCTGGGAGCCTGGCTCGAATCTAGTCAATTGAAAGTGATATTTGCCGTGCCCGGCATCGTGATTGCCACGCTCTTCGTTACGTTTCCCTTGGTGGCGCGGGAGCTGATTCCGCTCATGCAATCCCTCGGCAACGACGACGAGGAGGCGGCCTTGTCGCTGGGCGCGAGCGGCTGGCGGACTTTCTTTCGAATCACCTTGCCGAACATCCGCTGGGGGCTTCTTTATGGAATCGTCCTATGTACGGCACGGGCCATGGGGGAATTCGGCGCCGTTTCCGTGGTGTCCGGCCACATCCGCGGCGTTACGACAACCATGCCGCTGCACATCGAGATTCTATACAATGAGTACAACTTCGTCGCCGCGTTCGCGGTGGCGTCGCTGCTGGCGCTGTTGAGCCTGGTGACGCTTGCCGGGAAGAAGGCGGTGGAGTGGGCGTCGGCCCAACAGCCGAATAGCGACGCGGGCTGGGGCGAATAGAAACGATTCAAAGAAAGGACGCACACGATGGCATGGCGGGGACACGTATTTGTTTTAGCGGTGGCCATCGCAAGCGGTGCGGCGCAGTCCGCCAAAGTCACGTTGTCGGTAAATCACCGGACAATTACACTAAGTTGAACGACGGGAAATCTGTGTCGGTAAACTTCGAGGGTATGATGATGACTCTTTCCATGGACGATTTGGCGGTTGGGCCGCATGCCTGTGTTTTGGCGGCCAATGGATGTCATAGCCATTTCGCCTTGCCGAAGACGGAAATGGACACACGCCTAACGCGGCTCAGCCGCAATACCTCAATCAAGGATATGATTTCTTTGTCCGCAACTTCTGTGTACCATGCACAGAAGTTGCGTACAAAGAAACTAAAACAACCCATTCCGTCACGTGAGGCTTTCGATTATGTCAAGTGAATCAAAGGCAACGGACTGCCTCGGAGAACCCAGATGAACGCGATGCTCCTGTTTGTGATCTCCCTCTTGAGTGCGACCACATTTCCTAGCCGCTATAACGTTGTCTGGGACTCGCCCAGCCAAGACGCATCCGGTTCGATGCCGCTGGGCAACGGCGATATCGGCCTAAACGTCTGGGTTGAGGCGAACGGCGATCTGGTCTTTTATATCGCGAAATCGGACGCGTGGTCTGAAAACGCGCGACTGCTCAAATTGGGGCGTATCCGGGTCCAATGTACGCCGCCGCTTGTCGCAAGAGGGAAGCCGTTCAAACAGACGCTCGACTTGACCACGGGCAGCATGCTGGTCGAAGCCATGCACACAATGCGTATTTGGGTGGACGCCAACCGGCCAACGATTCGCGTTGAGGCCGAAAGCGCGGAACCCTTCGACGCGAAGCTGGAATTCGAAACGTGGCGTGAGAGTCCGCGTACCTTGAAAGGCGAGGAACTGTCAAGCGCATATGGCCTCGCCGAAGCGCCCTATGAGGTGACCGTATCCGCCGATAGGCTGGCCGTTGGCCTGCCTGATCGGCTGATGTGGGGTCATCGAAACGAGCGATCCATTTGGCCGGACACGCTGCGCCTTCAAGGGATGGGCGATTGGATCGCGCAAGGCCAAGATCCGTTGCTTCATCGAACCTTCAGCGCCGCCGTGTGTGGTGACGGCTGTATCGCGTCTTCTCCCAAGAGCCTCAAGTCGGTCCAGCCCGCCACGCATCATGCATGGACGATTGTTGCCGATACGAAGATTATTGATACCGATGCGGATTGGCTTGAACCTCTTGAAAAGCGGGTTGCCGATGCACGCAAAACGGACTGGCATAAGGCGTGGTTTGATCATCAGGCGTGGTGGCGGACATTCTGGGAGCGGAGTTGGATCCAGGTGGACGGTGCGCCGGATGCGGAGATGGTTTCGCAGGGATATGCCTTGCAGCGTTTCATCAGTGCATGTGCAGGACGTGGTGCGTATCCCATCAAATTCAACGGTTCATTGTTCACGGTGGATCGGAGTGGCGGTAAATCATTCGATGCGGATTTCAGAGCGTGGGGGGGGCCTTACTGGTTTCAGAACACGCGCTTGGCCTACTGGCCCATGCTGGCCTCCGGCGATTTCGACATGATGCCGCCCTTGTTCCAAATGTTCTTGGACGCGTTGCCTTTTGCGAAAGCGCGCACACCGGTCTACTTCGGCCACGAGGGCGCCTTCTTCCCTGAAACGATGTACTTCTGGGGCGCCTATGCGAACGACAACTACGGCTGGAACCGCGAGGGGAAACCCGTTGGGCTAGTTGACAACCGGTACATTCGATGGCATTGGGAAGGCCAACTCGAATTACTCGCTATGATGCTCGATTACTTTGTCTATACACAGGACGAAGTGTTCGTTCGTGAAAAAATGCTGCCGCTGGCTGGACCGATTCTGTCGTTCTTCGACCATCACTTCAAACGTGATGTGACCGGCAAGCTGCGTTTGGAGCCGGGCCAGGCATTGGAGACGTGGCAGGATGTGGTGGATCCGTTGCCTGAGATTGCGGGCTTACAGGTCGTGCTCGACGGACTGCTTGCCCTGCCGGACAATCTGTTATCCGGTGAACAACGCTCGACCTGGCGGCGTTTGCGGTCCGAATTGCCTTCATTGCCGATGCGCCAAGTGGATGGAAACAACATCTTGGCGGCCGCGCGCGAAATCCGCGAGAAAGCGCACAATTCCGAGAACCCGGAACTATACGCTATCTTTCCGTTCCGAATCTTCGGTGTAGGCCAGCCGGACCTCGATCTGGCGCGGCGGACTTTCGAGGCGCGGCGCATCAAAGGCAATCGCGGCTGGCAGCAGGACGATACGCAGGCGGCCTTTCTCGGATTGGCATCCGAGGCGAGGCAACGTGTCGCGGAACGGTTTGCGACAAAAGATCCCGGCAGCCGTTTTCCGGCGTTCTGGGGGCCCAATTTCGACTGGATACCCGATCAGGATCACGGCTGCAACGGGCTGATGGCACTACAATCCATGATCATGCAATGCGAAGGCCGCGCAATCCGCCTTTTCCCGGCATGGCCGAAAGAATGGGATGTGGACTTCCAACTGTGCGCGCCGTACAACACCCAGGTCCAAGGTATCTATCGAAACGGCCTTCTTGAATCGCTCAATGTCATGCCCCCTGAACGGCGGCAAGATGTCGTGATTTTCGAAACGCAGTAAAAAGGGCGGGGGTGTCGTCACAGTCGAAAAACGGTGCGGAGGCGGAGGGCCTGTTCGGCATGTCCCTCGTATTGGATGCGGTTGCGAAGGGCGGCGGCCTCGATGCGAATTTTCCCGAGGAGAATGGCGGCCCACAGACCCGCGGTGGCGTGAAGCGTCAAATCGGCGTTGGGCGGCAATTCCCCTTCGCGCACATCGCAGGCGCCATCGTGAAAATAAAGTCCGTATTTCCCTCCCTCGACGCCGGCTTCCGGTAACAGTTCGAGTCCGATGACGGCATTCCAACCCTTTGCGGAGGCCGGATCGAACCGTTCCTGCAAACGCCGCATCAAGTCGTGGGCTTGTCGCGCATAGGGGGCCGTGCGGACGAACAAGTCGCCGATTCGGAGGCGGGGGCGGCGTCCGACGATGACATCACGCCGGTTGCGGCGGCGTTGGCGCCATGTGTGAAGCCACGGGAAGGGATGGTCGAACTCCGCCAGGTACACCTCGCGGTGTTTGGCGGCGGAACGCGCGATCGCAAAGGCGAACTGGAGGATGGCGCGCGCTTGAACGCCGGTTAGGAGGGGCGCTTCCCTTCCCAGAATCGCCGCGATGAAATTCCGGGTCGCGCCGGTGAAGCCTTCTGACCAGTCGGCGGGGATGTCGGTGTAATGTGTCCAACCCTTTTCGTTGAAGAGGCTGACGATGGGCGATTCGACGATATGGCCGGTGCCGCGATGGATTTGGATGATGCCGCGTGATCCCGTGATCTCGTACCATTCGTCGTTCGAATAGTATTCAGAAGGGATTTGCAGTTCCGGCGCATAAATAAAGTCGCACACGCCATATCGCTTGCCGCCGATACATTTCCACATAATTGTCGCTGGGCAATCAATCACGCCGTCGGTCGAGTCAATCCATGCAGAGACTCGTTCGGCGGCGCCGAGCAGATACCATGCCGTGGCCCATTCGTGATGGCCGTGGTCGAACGTTTCGAGCCCGAATCCCCGGGCCGACTTGGCGATCTGTTGCTGAATGGTGTGCGCGGGAACGTTCCAGCCTCCAAGAGGAC of the Candidatus Hydrogenedentota bacterium genome contains:
- a CDS encoding tetratricopeptide repeat-containing serine protease family protein, with the translated sequence MRWTMLILAMGYCFDLCAIETETIVRRNEQAVVVILGEKEGSGAPVQSSGCFIHESGLILTTAHQVKGVGALRAKTLDGKEFRLRVAVLDENNELALLQSDTPPSHVARIGDASVLRSGSPLVAIATPENLDFSTVTGIVSNTNRTYRDCPVIQTNIPASPGSSGGPVFDRDGLLVGVLIGKLRDQEWITIVNPVNNAYALLRKHGVIAPLVENGESLGEIVPALDADGLHRQAIETYNRGVRAESIHEKISAYDTAVKLFPEFYEAWFNLATACTAAGEHQRALDSFGRAEALKSNAVEVFRGKGRVLLLQRNYPEAIACFERAAMLTPNDPSAHNDLGEARRQAEDFTKAISSFETALKLNPAYTAARYNLGLAYAALGRNANAIEQFQAYLRDAPDAPDSGTVKEWIAKLELEKK
- the nikR gene encoding nickel-responsive transcriptional regulator NikR, with product MPGVMRLSFSIEQPLWERLERLVAEGQYANRSEFIRDMIRDRLVEKEWKENEEAVGTITLVYNHHTRGLSDRLTHTQHHHHDVILASTHIHLDADLCAEIVVVRGPARRLQTLASHLRREKGVLHASLSMSSTGEGLA
- a CDS encoding lysoplasmalogenase, coding for MAAAVFALMTLAAAAGMLWLRQRHLGIPIWIPTCAASTSFLLTAIARGAGGHWPGRLMLLGLAFCWLGDLIGPLDFMSGVGAFLAAHLAFIAAFVVRGLRLPLVRRDAVLAFAISGVIACWLLPHVPSGQLPLVAAYILVISTMWICAGGTAFDGPGRLMLVGATIFYISDIFVARWRYVDTSTVNALFCYPLYYLACVILAWASGFGYHAHLQRDGKEG
- a CDS encoding Trm112 family protein, which codes for MVHEELLKILVCPENKTPVVLADDALIAKANGAIEARTLKNRAGAIIETRIDGGLVREDKAYMYPIRDDIPIMLIDEAIPLDQLAG
- a CDS encoding cohesin domain-containing protein, which produces MFRITGLILTAFIVTTGSAHAGGVLFIHQETGSNWLDGCLREILNGKPYLDGVYSITQGRAVLEDVGRPASLGFVAGDNTDMRHWLYWFNDYLVGMANSGRVSGVNRVILFKSSPSNSDITDDGSEPGDPFSFERTLSNYKSIYRHPAGAGNVYLNGGHAYSPLEDVFARNGDILFIAITAPPLNREGTSDANAHRARLFSEWLKGEWMPAYHAAHPHLHNVAVFDLFDALANSDDAPAYPNRLRDDFGGATGDTIPVATAYPYLCDHFSGDLDAIWEMFPTPGVAQIRIADAEGNPGETVNVSVTLSTNGTLPATILFSVNYDKEQLSYQETTTGPVPIASGKTVTANESLAGQVRLTVFGLNAFSMGDGVLMTLAFQVRPDATASAVTLFGGDVSVTRPDGMGLDVKIESGNITIPANIGEGEGEGEGEGEGEGEGEGEGEGEGEGEGEGEGEGEGEGEGEGEGEGEGEGEGEGEGEGEGEGEGEGEVPAPPGCFGRLL
- a CDS encoding sulfate ABC transporter substrate-binding protein is translated as MGAVCMFFSSLCGAQQMALLNVSYDPTRELYQDVNKSFCALWEKQTGKKLIVRQSHGGSGKQARAVIDGLEADVVTLALAYDIDMLAEKGKLLPADWQKRLPHNSSPYTSTIVFLVRKGNPKGIKDWGDLVRGGISVVTPNPKTSGGARWNYLAAWGYAFKQPGGSEESARDFVTKLYKNCPVLDTGARGSTTTFVERGIGDVLISWENEAILAVNQFGNGEIEMVIPSLSILAEPPVAVVDAVAKKHGTEDVAKAYLEFLYSDEGQALCAKHYYRPAAKPLPDRFPGVRLFTIEEVFGGWKQAQQKHFADGGIFDQIFQMK
- the cysT gene encoding sulfate ABC transporter permease subunit CysT is translated as MAPARRRLVRKSILPGFGLTMGYVLAYLGLLVLLPLSFLFFRAGAMGWGDFVSAIASPRAVAAFKLSFGASGCAALLNAGFGLVVAWVLVRYRFPGRALLDALVDLPFALPTAVAGISLTTLYASNGPLGRWLDPLGIKVAYAPAGVIVALTFVGLPFVVRTLQPVIREIDPEVEEVAASLGARRWQVFLRVIMPAIFPALLAGFAMAFARALGEYGSVVFISGNMPMRTEIAPLLIMTKLEAYDYAGAAAIAAAMLAMSFVLLLGINFLQWWSRRNESV
- the cysW gene encoding sulfate ABC transporter permease subunit CysW — protein: MNRSKGRRNGEKTGGVFIRWLLTGIALVFILIFLVAPLVAVFAYAFQKGVQAYWSAIADPDAWAAIRLTLLTAALVVPVNALFGIAAAWCIAKFDFWGKNILITLIDLPFTVSPVIAGAVFVFLLGANGFLGAWLESSQLKVIFAVPGIVIATLFVTFPLVARELIPLMQSLGNDDEEAALSLGASGWRTFFRITLPNIRWGLLYGIVLCTARAMGEFGAVSVVSGHIRGVTTTMPLHIEILYNEYNFVAAFAVASLLALLSLVTLAGKKAVEWASAQQPNSDAGWGE
- a CDS encoding DUF5703 domain-containing protein, with translation MNAMLLFVISLLSATTFPSRYNVVWDSPSQDASGSMPLGNGDIGLNVWVEANGDLVFYIAKSDAWSENARLLKLGRIRVQCTPPLVARGKPFKQTLDLTTGSMLVEAMHTMRIWVDANRPTIRVEAESAEPFDAKLEFETWRESPRTLKGEELSSAYGLAEAPYEVTVSADRLAVGLPDRLMWGHRNERSIWPDTLRLQGMGDWIAQGQDPLLHRTFSAAVCGDGCIASSPKSLKSVQPATHHAWTIVADTKIIDTDADWLEPLEKRVADARKTDWHKAWFDHQAWWRTFWERSWIQVDGAPDAEMVSQGYALQRFISACAGRGAYPIKFNGSLFTVDRSGGKSFDADFRAWGGPYWFQNTRLAYWPMLASGDFDMMPPLFQMFLDALPFAKARTPVYFGHEGAFFPETMYFWGAYANDNYGWNREGKPVGLVDNRYIRWHWEGQLELLAMMLDYFVYTQDEVFVREKMLPLAGPILSFFDHHFKRDVTGKLRLEPGQALETWQDVVDPLPEIAGLQVVLDGLLALPDNLLSGEQRSTWRRLRSELPSLPMRQVDGNNILAAAREIREKAHNSENPELYAIFPFRIFGVGQPDLDLARRTFEARRIKGNRGWQQDDTQAAFLGLASEARQRVAERFATKDPGSRFPAFWGPNFDWIPDQDHGCNGLMALQSMIMQCEGRAIRLFPAWPKEWDVDFQLCAPYNTQVQGIYRNGLLESLNVMPPERRQDVVIFETQ
- a CDS encoding Gfo/Idh/MocA family oxidoreductase, with amino-acid sequence MINVGIIGCGRIADLHALGYRGNPDARILAVCDENAERAEQRRIEWGADRSYSDYRQLLHNPDIDAVEVLTPYETHEKIVMEAFAAEKHVAVQKPMTTSLKSADRMVLAAEMSRKVFKVTECYLTYPPIVFAKRLVESGAIGEPLGMRIKYVCSPLGGWNVPAHTIQQQIAKSARGFGLETFDHGHHEWATAWYLLGAAERVSAWIDSTDGVIDCPATIMWKCIGGKRYGVCDFIYAPELQIPSEYYSNDEWYEITGSRGIIQIHRGTGHIVESPIVSLFNEKGWTHYTDIPADWSEGFTGATRNFIAAILGREAPLLTGVQARAILQFAFAIARSAAKHREVYLAEFDHPFPWLHTWRQRRRNRRDVIVGRRPRLRIGDLFVRTAPYARQAHDLMRRLQERFDPASAKGWNAVIGLELLPEAGVEGGKYGLYFHDGACDVREGELPPNADLTLHATAGLWAAILLGKIRIEAAALRNRIQYEGHAEQALRLRTVFRL